GAGCGAAGAAAGGGCGTGTGTGATGAAGAAGCGGCGGGCGGGCAAGGCAAGACGCGCGCGCATCGTCAGGAATACGGCCGTGAAGCCCGCGCGGTCCGCGGGCGGCAAGAGTCTTGGGCTGCGGCTGTCGGGCCGGGCGGACGCAGTTGTCGTCGTGAAGCGGGGCATCCCGGTTGCGGCCGTTGAGCGGCTCGGGCAAAACCTCGGGGTAACGCTCGAGACGCTGGGGCGGCTCACGAACATTGCGGAACGGACGCTGCAGCGCCGCAGACGGGACAACGCAGGCCGCCTGAAGGCGGACGAGTCGGAGCGGGTGCTGCGCGTGGGGTTGCTGCTGGACCGCGCGGTCGTGGTGCTTGGCGGCATCGAGAACGCCCGCGCGTGGCTGAACGCGCCGTGCGCCGCGCTGGGCGGCGCCGCGCCGCTGTCCTACGCGG
The sequence above is drawn from the Candidatus Hydrogenedentota bacterium genome and encodes:
- a CDS encoding DUF2384 domain-containing protein — translated: MMKKRRAGKARRARIVRNTAVKPARSAGGKSLGLRLSGRADAVVVVKRGIPVAAVERLGQNLGVTLETLGRLTNIAERTLQRRRRDNAGRLKADESERVLRVGLLLDRAVVVLGGIENARAWLNAPCAALGGAAPLSYADTEPGAREVEDLLGRIEHGVFS